Proteins from one Coturnix japonica isolate 7356 chromosome 5, Coturnix japonica 2.1, whole genome shotgun sequence genomic window:
- the LOC107314134 gene encoding LOW QUALITY PROTEIN: olfactory receptor 4S2-like (The sequence of the model RefSeq protein was modified relative to this genomic sequence to represent the inferred CDS: inserted 2 bases in 2 codons), whose translation MGNASSAKEFIPMSLSQKQGVQKVYSVILLFFYTSSVAGNIVTVMSSQHLNSPMYFFLCYLVFPKMIADFLVKNKTISFVGCMAQLFGVPSFXTEIVIFIMMAYGCYTANCGPFHCTTLMTQSACGCMVISSWVGGFVHCSMQTLLITLLPFCGPNKVDHYFCDVHPLLQLACADTCTVSTVVNSKVXFFILVVSYVVILVSLRSHTSEGRRKALSTCGSHITVVVLFFGPCTFTHPTSSLPEDKVLALFDASITSHPW comes from the exons ATGGGGAATGCAAGCAGTGCAAAGGAATTCATTCCTATGAGCCTCTCACAGAAACAAGGTGTGCAGAAAGTATACTCTgtcattctccttttcttctatACAAGTAGTGTGGCAGGAAATATTGTCACCGTGATGAGCAGCCAACACCTGAACTCCcccatgtacttcttcctcTGCTACTTGGTCTTTCCCAAAATGATTGCTGACTTCCttgtcaaaaacaaaaccatctccTTTGTGGgctgcatggcacagctctTTGGGGTACCCTCCT GCACGGAGATCGTCATCTTCATAATGATGGCTTATGGTTGCTACACGGCCAACTGTGGACCTTTCCACTGCACCACCCTCATGACTCAAAGTGCATGTGGCTGCATGGTAATCAGCTCATGGGTAGGAGGCTTTGTGCACtgcagcatgcagactcttCTGATCACTCTGCTGCCCTTCTGTGGCCCCAACAAAGTTGACCACTACTTCTGTGATGTCCATCCCCTGCTACAGCTGGCCTGTGCTGACACCTGCACAGTGAGCACTGTTGTCAACAGCAAAG ATTTCTTCATCTTGGTTGTGTCTTACGTGGTGATCTTGGTTTCCTTGAGAAGTCACACATCCGAAGGACGGCGCAAGGCCCTCTCCACCTGTGGGTCCCACATCACCGTGGTGGTTCTGTTCTTCGGGCCGTGCACATTCACACACCCAACCAGCAGTCTTCCAGAGGACAAGGTCTTGGCACTGTTTGATGCTTCCATCACATCACACCCATGGTGA
- the LOC107314128 gene encoding hydroperoxide isomerase ALOXE3-like produces MATYKVKVVMGDTLEAQTRNSVYITLVGTRGESPQTTISYKFLPWTVKERTVKCEQDLGPIVLIRLTKTRLFLEDAWFCKEVQVTAPDGTTYRFPCYQWLEGTTTQEFREGTGKKMTDDDLEILKEHRRKELKARQKAYQWKNYAEGWPCCLNVDSIFDLDSNIEFSCTRTKSFTGLLIYQGATHLLSGFLARPTSWRSLDEMRSIFSRTKGRDIVPEYVASHWQEDAFFGYQFLNGNNPIVIRNCLVLPEKFPVTQEMVADSLGKDTTLSKEMKEGHIFIVDYELLQGIPAGTIHGRQQYVAAPLCLLHQDASGHLRPIAIQLSQMPGPSSPIFLPSDDEWDWLLAKTWVRNADFYSHQVITHLLRTHLFGEVFAVATLRQLPTCHPLFKLLIPHFRFTLHINTLARTVLINPGGVIDKGSGVTHEGLLLILRRGMEKVTYTSLCLPEDIKARGVSFIPNYHYRDDGMRLWEAINRFVSGIVAFYYTDNAAVQSDMELQAWVMDIFTNGFLGRTSSGMPSSLKTVAELNKFLTMVMFTCSAQHAAVNNGQYDLGAYLPNAPSSMRHPPPEEKGKAFLQHFLDTVPEVDTTANILVALILLSSRLEDIKLLGHYPEERFTEAEPRRLIRTFQRELEDIHDHIEERNYRAELRYNYMNPQEIENSISI; encoded by the exons ATGGCCACTTACAAGGTGAAGGTGGTGATGGGTGACACCCTTGAAGCTCAGACCAGAAACAGCGTCTACATCACCTTGGTGGGGACTCGAGGCGAGAGCCCACAGACAACAATCAGTTACAAGTTCCTGCCCTGGACG GTGAAGGAGAGGACAGTGAAGTGCGAGCAGGATCTGGGCCCCATTGTACTAATCCGCCTGACCAAGACACGGCTCTTCCTGGAGGATGCCTGGTTCTGCAAGGAGGTGCAAGTAACAGCCCCCGATGGCACAACCTATCGCTTCCCCTGCTACCAGTGGTTGGAGGGGACCACTACCCAGGAGTTCCGTGAGGGCACAG ggaaaaaaatgacagatgATGACCTGGAGATCCTTAAGGAGCACCGGCGCAAGGAACTGAAGGCACGGCAGAAGGCTTACCA GTGGAAGAATTACGCTGAAGGATGGCCCTGTTGCCTCAATGTGGACTCCATCTTTGACCTGGATTCAAACATAGAGTTCTCTTGCACACGAACCAAATCCTTCACTGGCCTCCTCATCTACCA GGGAGCCACACACCTGCTGTCAGGTTTCCTGGCCAGACCCACCTCCTGGAGAAGCCTGGATGAGATGCGAAGCATTTTTTCCAGGACAAAGGGCAGGGACATAG TCCCTGAGTACGTTGCAAGCCACTGGCAAGAAGATGCCTTCTTTGGGTACCAGTTCCTCAATGGCAACAACCCTATTGTCATCCGGAATTGCTTGGTACTACCAGAAAAATTCCCAGTAACACAAGAGATGGTGGCCGACTCCCTGGGAAAGGATACCACCTTGagcaaggaaatgaaggaaggacACATCTTCATTGTGGATTATGAGTTGCTGCAGGGCATCCCAGCAGGTACCATCCATGGGCGGCAGCAGTACGTGGCAGCACCGCTCTGCCTGCTGCACCAGGATGCCAGTGGGCACCTACGCCCCATTGCTATCCAG ctcagccagaTGCCCGggcccagcagccccatctTCCTGCCCAGTGATGATGAGTGGGACTGGCTCCTGGCCAAGACCTGGGTACGCAACGCTGATTTCTACAGCCACCAGGTCATCACCCACCTTCTTCGGACCCACCTCTTCGGGGAGGTCTTTGCTGTTGCCACCTTGCGCCAACTGCCCACCTGTCACCCACTCTTCAAG CTTCTTATCCCACACTTCCGCTTCACGCTGCACATCAACACGCTGGCCCGGACCGTCCTCATTAACCCTGGTGGTGTCATCGACAAG GGCTCAGGGGTTACCCATGAGGGGCTGCTGCTGATTCTTCGACGGGGCATGGAGAAAGTGACCTACACATCACTCTGCCTCCCTGAGGACATAAAAGCCCGTGGCGTCTCCTTCATCCCCAACTACCACTACCGGGATGATGGGATGAGACTCTGGGAGGCCATCAATAG GTTTGTCTCTGGGATTGTGGCTTTCTACTATACAGACAATGCAGCAGTGCAAAGTGACATGGAGCTGCAGGCTTGGGTGATGGATATATTCACCAATGGCTTCCTGGGCCGGACATCCTCAG GCATGCCCTCCTCGCTGAAGACAGTGGCAGAGCTCAACAAGTTTCTTACCATGGTGATGTTCACTtgctcagcacagcatgcagctgtCAACAATGGACAG TATGACCTGGGCGCCTACCTACCCAATGCCCCATCCTCCATGCGCCACCCACCaccagaggagaaaggaaaggccTTCCTCCAGCACTTCCTGGACACCGTTCCTGAAGTTGATACCACTGCCAACATTCTGGTGGCTCTCATCCTCCTCAGCTCCCGACTGGAAGACATT AAGCTCCTGGGGCATTATCCAGAGGAGCGTTTCACAGAGGCAGAACCCCGGCGGCTCATCAGGACCTTCCAAAGGGAGCTGGAAGACATCCACGATCACATTGAAGAGAGAAACTACAGGGCTGAGCTGAGATACAATTACATGAACCCACAGGAAATTGAGAACAGCATCTCTATCTAA